The sequence below is a genomic window from Bos javanicus breed banteng chromosome 21, ARS-OSU_banteng_1.0, whole genome shotgun sequence.
taGAAGCCAGAACTTGGCATTTTCTAGTCCATTTAGAAgatagtgtttttcttttcttttcaaaggaaGGCCGGGTATGGGAGAAATTCTCCATCCATGTCATCTTCTTTGTCAGGAAACAAGACTCCCAGACCTCACCTGTCATCCTGGGCCTCACCGCTTCCCCTCCCCGGCCCTGCTCACTCACTGGGATCAAGGCCTGGCTACATACCCTTGGGAGCCAATTACAAGGTGTGTTTGGAAGGAGTGGGCACCTGCTGGTTGGACGGGTGAGCACCGGAGGAAGCAGCCCAGTGATGAGCGATGCGGGCGGGTGCCCACCCCGGAACCCAGAAATGCAAGCTCGCCCCAAGCTCTCCTGCAGCTCAGCATAAAACAGATGCAAACCTAGATCTCCGGAAGCCCTTCCCAGTCCAGGGCTCTTCCAACCTTGTCCCAAACCATCTGTCCACATGCTGGCTACACACACAGGCGCAAAGCCTGCCTTTGGAAGCAGAAGACAGTGAAGTGCCTCATCTACGCGTCTGCACTCAGTCACCGGGGGAGGAGACTGAGGCGCTCATTAGTCATTTTccaaccttctttttttttttttttaattttcttggccGTGCAGCAaggctgtgggatcttagttccccgaccagggactgaacacacaccccttgcactggaagctcagattcttaaccactggaccgccagggatgtCCCCTCATTAGCCATTTTAAGTCACACAGAGGGGCAGAGAGGCAACTCAGGCCCTCTCCTCACCACCCACTTGGTCCCCTTTCTTTTGCCCGAAAAGAAATTTTCAGCCTCTAACGGTTCAGAGAATCATCCCAGTTGCTGTTGTCATCCCCAACCTGGGGACCCTGAGACCTACTGAGGGGCATTTCCTACCCCGCAGGATTTTTGGGGTCTCCCACAGGATAAGCCTGCTCTGACAGACAGCAGACGGCcggggaggggcaggaaggcaGGACTGGGCTCCTCTCCCTAAGGCAGAACAGTGGCAGGCAGGTCGCTGGCACCTGTGAGCCACCCAGCCCTCTCCTCCAGCCAAAGCCAGAGAGTGGGTGCTCGGCCCCGAAGAACTGGTCAGGCCATGCTTGGCTTCTACGCCGTCAGGGCCAGAGAACACTGCTCCACCCCCAGCGCTCAGGCAGGGGCTCCCCTCCACTGTCTGGAGTTGGCAAAGCCACAAATGACGCTATCGATTCTGGCCCATCTAAACCCTAAAtgtctggcttttaaaaattaattcattcgtcgatttggctgctctgggccttAGCTGTGGAACGCGAGATCTTTGGTTGCACCGTACGAACTTTTAGCTGCGGCaagtaggatctagttccctgaccagggatggaaactgggccccttgcactgggagcttggagttccagccactggaccaccaggagagtccccTAAATGTCTTCTGTATGcgcgcgtgctcagtcacttcagtggtggtcaactctgtgcgacactatggactatagcccaccaggctcttctctgtccatgggattctccaggcaagaatactggggtgagttgtgtgttctcctccaggagatcttcctgatccagaaatcgaacccgggtctcctgcattgcaggcaggttctttactgctgagccaacagggaaaccccCTAAACGTGTTTTAAGGTTACTCAGATTCCCTTTCTGCAGCCTCCCCGGAGGGCAAGGCTTTCTTGTTCCTCCGAGCACCTCTGGGCCCTCACTGGATCCTGTCTTGACTCTCCATCAGCTCAGGGTTTAATTTACCTGTCCTCACAGGGCACCCCAAACTGCCATTCAGTGCACATTGACAGCAGCTTTGCAGGCCCTGTCAGGCTGGCCTCTGGAGCCCAGAGATGAATACACAAATGCTCCCTCTTTACTGGCAGAGAAAATTACAACCCATGAGACTcaaaaagagtccaacatgactgagcaactaagcatgcaaacacagacacacacacacaaacaggtgGTAGGCAAAGGCCTCCAGATAGGGGAGCAACTCCAGCAAAGCCTGGAGGCAAAGGAGCATCTGGGAGGCGGGGAAGAGGCAGCTGTGTCTGGAGGGGCAGGCGGGGAAGGGGACCCTACACCCTCTCACCGCTCACTCTGGGGGCCGCTCTAGAGCTGCTTGGCCAGGTGAAGGCAGACTCAAGGTGGCAGACAGCGTGTGCCTGGCTGCTCCAGCTCAGACGTGCGTGTCCTTCCCTGGCCTTGTTTATATAACCCAATTCTAACAGCAGGAGCCAAACTATCATGCCAAACAGATAACAGGCCTTGAAATATCAAGGCTGGGGTCCAGTGTGAGGTCTGGCTTGGTTTTCCCAGCTGCTGGAGGAGAACGGGCTGCAGTTGACTCAGTGCAGAAGAGGCGGAGCTGTGATCACTAATGAAAATGATTTCTGATATCACTACGCTGGGACTCCCCCACTGCCACCAAGCATGACCTCAGCTTATCTCCCAGGCAGCCTGTGGGCAGGGCCAGGACTACGGGGAGGCCAGCAAGGTGTCCAGAGTGCCAAACTGGACCAGTGTCCCTCTCAGATACTCACCTAGCCCTATGCCTGAGCCTGGAGTGAATTTCTCCCTAAATTCTAGACCTGGGATGCCTGTGCGGGAAGCTGCATTTCTCTGTTTTATGGAGGAAGAAGGGGAgtttaggagaaggaaatagcaacccactccagtattcttgcctggagaatcccatggacaaaggaacctggcaggctatagtccatagcgtcacactgggtcggacccaactgaagcgacttagcacgcacgcacagggATATTTGGGGAGAAGCACAGAATTCCTCACGCAGGGTTTCCAACTCCATAGTCACATACCTGATGGCCCTGCACGGGGACGCTGTCTTTGGCCTCCCTTTGCTGGTGGTCCTCAGGCGAGGGTTGGGGAGAGGGTTCCGAGGCGGGACTGGCATCCTCCGCGATGCTGGCCTGGGGGAGGTCCTCGCCCAGCCCGGAGAAGCTGAAGCTGCTCTGGGAGGCCTCGGCCTCCTCGGGCTCGTCCTCCCTGGCCCCCAGGTCCAGCAGATAAGCCTCCGGTTCTTCCAAGTCCATCTCTTCGTTTTTCAAATCCTCCGAGCCTTCCGCGTAAGCCTCCAAAACCGCCGCCAGGGGCACCTCGTAATGCGGGTAGTAGAAAAGGTCATGGGGGATGACGGAAATCTTGGAGAGCGGGGGAGACGGCTTAAAGTCCAGGCCCTCCTCGCTGGGGCTGCGGAGGGTCTCCAAGCTGACGCTGCTGCTTGGCGGGTTGGAAGGCAATTCTCCCCCGAGCCCCCGGAGGCACTCGGCTTCCCCTTCCTCCTCGCCCCGACGGCGGCGTCGGAAGGACTTGCGCTTGGCCTTCTCATACACCTCTGGCTTTTTATCCACCAGGGCCTCCTCGGGGGCCAAAGAATAGCCTTGGTCTTGGTCTCCAGGGTCCTTGTGAGGGTCAGGTTGGTCGAGCTTCACTGGAGCCTCATCCGAATCTGTCTTCTTGTGGGCGGATTTCCCTCTCCGTTTGCCCAACCTCTCCGGGTGATCCTCCGACAGCTCCTCCTCTGCAGGTTTTTTCTCATGAGGCGAAGGAACCTCGTTGAAAGCCTGGCTGGTGGAGGCAAAATCGATGAGGTCGCTGTTAAACTTTGAGGCTTTTAATGGTATGGCTTCAAAATAGTCTTCTTTATCCATCGCTTCTACCGTCAGCAGCTTCACCTTGATCTCCAAGGCATTGGCCATAACGGTGTTCTCTCCCGGGGGTGAGGGGAGATGGCCTTCGTCCCCAGGGCTGGATGCCCTCTCCGAAGCCCCATTCCAGGGGGGAGAGGTCCAGGAAGTCGGAGGATGACTAATCTCACCATCCACCGAGGACATGTCGCCAGGGACCTCGTTGGAGGCTACTTCCAGGATCTCCGGCGCCTCCCGTTTCGGTGTTTGTTCAGCAGCGTCAGCCGCCAAGACCCGTTCATCCTGCTTGGACGACTCCTTGCTCTCTCCCGGGCTCCCTTCAAAGTGCAGGTCTGCACTGTAGAAAGGGTCCTGACTGCAGGAGGCATCCTTGTAGGTGTCAGCCTCAAAGTGCACCGTCTTCTTGATTGGCAGAGAGTTGGACCTCCGGCTGTCCTTTCTGGATGATAGGATGGAAGATTCTGGAGCCGGTTCACTGGTGCTGTTGAGCTTCCCGGGGATCCCTTGGAGAACCTGCTCGATGATCTGGTTCATGAACTCGGAGGAGCTGTCCACCAGCTCCTGGCTGGAAACGCCACCCAGCCAGGGCTCCTTAGCGTCCTCAGGCTTGTCACAGACGAAGACtttggagggaggtgggtggctgGCCTCATGGTTGATGGTGTAGGCTCGCTCCCTGTCCTCGGTCAGAAGGAAGACGGCGCTCTCTTGTTCCGAAGGGGTTTCTTTGATGCGAACGAAGGTGGATTCTATAGGGGCTTCTTTGTCAGAATCCACAAAATCCTCCTACCAAGAAACACAGGGCACCATGAAATTATCAGTGTCTAAGTGCCACGTAGAGTCCCCtctcaaaacacaaaaacaaaccagCAAGAGCACTTCAGAATGAATGGAAGTATAGATGGGCAAATGACTGTTGTTCCTGCTGAAATGTGAAAACGTCAGATAAGTTAAAGAGAAGGTCATTTTCCAAGCTATGACTGCAAAGACATCTCAATGAACTGAACTCTGGAGAAGGATGGGCCCTTTCTAAGCGAGGAGATTATCGGCAACCTCATACCTGTGGGCCACTGCCTAGTCTGGGTACGGATGAGAAGTGAACCCACCTAAGATAAGGAAAGAGCAGCTAAATCTTTACTGATTGTCGGGCTGGTGTGAGACATTGAATCCGGAAGGGCCTCAAACACGAAAAACCACTTCTGTTCATATACTAGTTTTCCCACACAGGGACTCCTGTTAAGCACGGTGCGGCTGAACTATTTACagaagccaagacacagaagcaacctaagtgtccatagacagatgaatggataaagaagacgtggtacatctatacaatggaatactacttagccatataAACAAATgacataatgctatttgcagcaacaggaatggacctagacattatcatattaagcaaaggcagagaaaggcaaataccatgtgataccacttatatgtgtaatctcaAATGTTACATAAACggacttatttacaaatcagaaacagaccCACGGCCACAGAAAACAAACTCGTGGTTTCCAaagagggaagtgggggagggataaattaggaatttagcactagcagatacaaactactatatataaaatagataaaacagataagcaacaggaTCTACTTTATAGCACTTAATATAGGGAACTatagtatcttgtaataaaccataatggcaaagaatttaaagaatatgtatgtacagagatccatatacatatataactgaatcactttgctgtataagagaaactaacacaacattgtaaagcaattatatttcaattttaaaaaaagatgcagCTGAGAGCAGGGCTGAAAGTAGAGAGCAATCTTGGTGGTTCTGCAGTGCTTGGCTCCCAATGTACTGGTGGGGAGAGTGGATTGGTCTCATTCTAAAACTAGTTGAAATCAGAGAgctgaaattaaataaaactgcAACAGAGTCCTTATCAAGTTCTGAGAAGGTCAAAATGGTCAGCTCCTGGTCATAGGTCCTTGTTTGGGAAAGGGTTACattctctgggggtgggggaaatatCATGTACCTCATCACATATCAGATATGGCATAAAATTAAAGTTACCTAgcaccctgatttttttttcttaatataaccAGGGTTTCACTCTCTGTCCTTTTCAACTGAAGTAGGACATTTCATTCATACATTTCAGTATAGTCATTCATTTCCAGCTGTACATAGGATGAGGACAggtctgatccatgaacatgtcTTAAATAAGTGGGTTGCTGTATTTTAGgattataaacatttttcattattgGAAAGTGTAATGAGGACCTTCTGCAGAATCGTTTAGAACCCAAACCACCAGACACAATTTTTATAGTGTCTGTATATTTGTGATGCAAGGTCTTGTAAAGGTTTTTACCGAAAACTACCATTAACCAGTCTCTCTTACTgacaataaattattaataaaatttaaaaaaagatacaaagaagcaaacaaagaGATCCATAATCAAGAGAAACATTAGTCATTAGAAGCAGACCCAAAGATAACCCAGGGTTAGAATTAGCATAAAGACCATAAAACAACCGTTTAACCTACACCTCAAGAAACACAAAGGTCATTCTTCAGGCTAAAAAGAAACAATCACAGACGAAAGCCTGGATCTGGAATAGGGGAATGAGAAGTACTTAAAACGGTAAATGTATAACTGATATAAAAGATgatcttaaaagttttcttaaaaagtcTCCTGCTTAcagcaaaaataataacaaaccaTGGCAAATTAAAGTATACAGAAGCAAAGCAAATGACAATAATAGcaaaaggaagggagaagaaaagtGAGTGGAATCAAATAGCTgcatattcaaaaatatataaaatatgtacctatttaaaattgtacaatgagggacttctctggggatccagaggttaagaatctgccttgcaatgcaggagatgtgagttcaatccctggtcaggcaactaagatcccacaggctgaggGGCAGCTAAGcgtgcaagccacaactactgagcccgtgtgctctggagcccgtgtgccacaactagagagcccgtgtgccacaactagagagcccgtgtgccacaactactgagcctacacatCACCATTAGAGTCCGTGCACCACAAAGGATCCCCTGTGATGCAGGGAAGATCCTGaggcagccaaattaaaaaataaaagttacctAATAGTAATCCAAGGTAGATTGAGGTATGTTCAAGATGAGTATTATAATCCCTAGGGAAAACTACTAAAGAGATAAACAGATGTGGCTAAAAAGCCAACAGACGAGAcaaaatggaaaccaaaaaacaattgaacaatccaaaaaaaatgagaaaggaagaataaagcaGCATAAAACAGACAGGACCAGTGGAAAACAACAATAAGATGGTAGATTACATCTATGTAAATGGGCAAAAAATACACTAATAAAGTGACACGCTAATAATTCTtgtcaaaatggataaaaaacaagacccaacaCTAAGGTATTTTTACAAGAAACATTCTTTAAATATAAGCACACCTACACTGAAAGGAGAAagatattaatagaaaatgatAAATCATACAAATACTAACTTATGATAGCTCCTATATTCCTATCAAATTTACTCCatgatgaaacaaaacaaaaataaaatgatgaccTCAAAGAGAAACAACAATCCTTAATGTATATGCATTTATGGCATAGcttccacacacacaaagcaaaatCTGACAGAACTAAGAACAATAAAGTCACAATCATAAGTCAGAGGTTTTTAACTTTTCTCCCTCACACTCATtgataggaaaagaaaagaaaaaaagggcacTTCTCTAGAGTATTAGAACAGCATATTAACCAACTCAGCCTAATTGACTACTGACGCTTTCACTGTACAGGACACGTTTTTTCAAATGCATATGGTACATTTACCCAAGTAAACCATATGTCAGGGCATAATGCcaggcacagtgtctggcacacgaCCAGggcttaatgaatatttattaaagtgTACTACAGTCAGCTGAATtactaaacttaaaaaaacaacagttCGACAGGAGTCTGGATCAGCTGGGATGCCTCATCTGTATCCCCTAGGGATGCAAACAGACCGTTCTTAGGGGATGCCCTGTGCTGTGTGGGTCAGGGGGACTTTCCCCATGTGTTCTATCTTGCTTGactcctccttccccagccccagtCTCTGACCCCAGCACTGGGGAGATTCAAGTGTCAGATTTGCTGAATCCAAGCTATGACCTTGACTCACACACACATCATAAATTTTAGTTGATTTCAAACTCTGCCTAGGTTGAAGAGCTCAGGACTAATAAAAGCCCCGGTCCCTAGTATTTCCAAATTTCATAATGAAGATTAAATTAAAGAATGACATTAATATCACCATTTTTTGAGCATCAACTGTTGTGCCAACAGGACTTTACATATCTATTTACTCTTCACATAACCCTGAAAATGTGGgtcatatttccattttacagatggcatCTCATACAGACAGGTATCAGAGAGATTAACTAAACAGCTCAAGGCCACAAAGCTTCAAGTGGCAGAGCTGACATTCCAGCCCATGGAATGCCTGCTTCTAAAGCACCCTGGGAAGTGATCTGTGGCCCAGAAACAGATGGGAAACACACACGTAGGGAGCCTGGAGAGGATCCAGCCTGGCTCTTCTGAGTTGCGCACAATGGGGTCTCAGTTTTAGCCATATGTTGTAAGGAATCTAAATGCCTGAGCTTTGGAACCACAGAGAACTGAGAtcaaaccccagctctgcacTTGGCAGCTGGGCAACCCTGGAGAGGTCTTTAAGCCTCTTTGAGCATCCGTTTTCTCTTctacaaaatgaaaatcatgataCAGAGTCAAGTGGGACTGCAGGGGTGGCAGTCAGCCCAGAGACACACAGGATGCTGACCTGACAAGCCTCCGGCTAAAAGCGCAGCCTGTCCCTCCTGTGAATATTAGTTCtgtacgatttttttttttttttttggcggggcgGAGGGGAGTCTAGTATTTCTAACTACTTGAAACAATAATGTGTTTGTTGATTTACCACCTGTTTTCTCTGTTAGAACAAAGCTACAGAAGGTCAGGGACCTCATCCATCTCATTGACCGTTAAGCTTCCCTGAGCCAGCCATGGGTGTTCCAATAAAGTAATTTTCCAATAAAGTCAATAAAGGACTGTTGTTACTGTTGTGATAATTATTACTATAATCCTAGGCTTGTGGATGGGTTGGCTGGAGGTTCAACAGAGTCTTGACAACTTCTAAAAGGTCTGATTTTGCTCCAAATAATCAGTCACCAAGTATGCTCagattctaaaaattaaaaacatgtgcTTGGtcattgtctttaaaatttttcacacTCTGATAAAATCTGGTAGACTGCTAAAATGTCCCATCTGACATCTAGAAAATCAAGTCGCTGATTCATATAACAAGCGGGCATCTTAAAAGTTTGGGATGGGGAGAGGTTTGTGAGAGGTGTGCCTGACTTTCCATTCTGCTTTTTACCAGTGCATACGTTAGCTatgattttgaaatgaaaatgtggCAAGGCACATGAGATCGAGATTCAGTTATTACAGTAGCCACACAGCTCAAACACCAGCTTCATCTCATGGTCAGAACTCATCATCTCATGATGGAAATGTACAGTTTCTGAATTATAGGTAAGGAAAACAGACATACAGCTTCCAACTCCGGGAAATGTTCTAGAAACTGAGCCACGTAAGTCACGATGGACTGCTCATCTGGTGTGTCAACCATGATGTCTGTTAAGAGAAACAGAGGAGTTAGAAGGACATGTAAAACACaggttgtattttatttatttttacattttttttaatttttaaattttttccagctttatcgaggtataattgacaaatgaaaattgtatatatttaaggcatACAATATGATAGTCTGACATACACagacattgtgaaatgattctcACAATTAAGTTAATTTACACATCTATCATCTCACACAGTTACTTTATTTTGATGTGCTAAGAaaacttaagatctactcttttagcaaatttCTGGTAGacaatacagtgttattaactatagttacTATATTGTATGTTAGACTTCTCCAGAACTTACGAGAGTTTGTACATTTCTCTACTTTTTCCACTGCCAACCCCCAGCTCCTGGTAACCATCATCATACTCTCTggttctatgagtttgacttttttaggttccacatataagtgagatcatgtagTATTTTTCTGTGATTGGCCTATTTCAGcgtaatgtcctccaggttcatttgtgttgttacaaatgacagaatttccttcttttcatggctgaatgatatctcattgtatatACATGGCATTTTCCTTATCTATTCATCCactaatggacacttaggttgctacTATGCTTTATTCACAGTttagctactgtgaataatgctgcgatgaacaccaGTGTGCAGATATTTCTTCAAGACTgcaatttcctttcctttggttttgtttattttgtttgttttgggggttTTCTGGGGTCTTTTTCGCTGCACTGTGCagcttatgggattttagttccctgaccagggactgaactctggtCCACAGCAGggaaagcaccaagtcttaaccattggaccaccagggaattcacaagcttgtttcctttaaatttaatttcctttgaatatatgtTCAGTAGAAGGTTtgccaatagtttggccacctgatgcaaacagcctactcactggaaaaggccctgatgctggggaagattgaggggcagaggagaagggggtgacagaggaagagatggttggatagtcaTGTTCATGACTCAATGGatacgaacttgggcaaactctgggagacaccaagggacagggaagcctggcgtgctgcagtcaatggggttgcaaagagtcagacatgactgagtgactgaacaacaacagagagtTTGCTGGATCACAcaattgtctttttttattttttgagggctCTCCATGAAGTTTTCCATAAGAGCTGAACCAGTTCACATTCCCACAACAAGAACAGAGTTTTCACATGGGATCTTGGGATGCTTGATGGTGAAGGATCCCACAGACCAGGGaggttttttctctttatttcacatGTCAGGAAATTTAAGCCCTTTAAGTGAAGGAGGATTATTTGAGTAGTAAAGCCTCACACTTGGCTGATGAGCAGAGAAGCTGGGATGGAGCATCCAAGACTCCCTGCACCCAAGATTCTGTTATTCCCGGCTGGCCAAGTCCCTCCCTGTGAGTGGCCAGTTCACGGCCCATCCCATCAGTGAGTCTGTTGAGCTGAGACCCTTACACACTGCCAGAGAGAATCCTAAATAAGCCTGACCCATGTGGAATATGATTTGATAGAGATAACCAAGTGCCTTAAAAAGGCGTGTACTTTCTAGCTGCATCATTCCACAGATGGGACGTGGCCCTGGAGGAAATAATCTGAGATGCACACTGAACTTTATCTAATAAGATGTCCATTGCAGCATTATATACAAgactacggagaaggcaacggcatcccactccagtactcttgcctggaaaatcccagggatgccgggggcctggtgggctgccgtctatggtgtcgcacagagtcagacacgactgaagcaacttagcagcatacaaGACCATTCCAAAACAACCTGAACATctaccagtggtaaagagttaAGTACACTTTGGTATGCCCACTAGATGGACCATTATGCAGCCAATAAAAACATAATGAAGACATCCTAGCAGCATGAAAAATATTTACATCACAATTATAATGTTTaggttaaaaaaaggaagatacaCGTTATGTGGtatcctggatgggaggggagtttggggaagaatggatacatgtatatgtatggctgagtccctttgctgtgtgCAGGTGAAACTATCACAGTATTATTTGTtaattatttgctgctgctgctgctgctaagtcgcttcagtcatgtccgaccctgtgcgaccccatggatggcagcccaccaggctcccccgtccctgggattctcctggcaagaacactggagtgggttgccatttccttctccaatgcatgaaagtggaaagtgaaagtgatctGCGTAGCTACCAACCAAGTTCACAGCCTGAAGCTCCCTGTGCTTCTTTCCATTGCTACCCATTTTGCTGTTTAAGTGTCAAGACGTCTcatatcattttgatttttttatgttCCACCGCTACTACTTTCTTTTGTATTAAACAAgcatttctactttaaaaaaaaaaaaaagtttttttaaaaaaaacctttattttgtACTGGTTAATTATTTGCTAACCAGTACAAAATaaaggctttttttaaaaaaactttttttttaagtagaaatgcTTGTTTAATACAAAAGAAAGTAGTAGAGGTGGgacataaaaaaatcaaaatgatatgAGACGTCTTGACAATTAAACAGCAAAATGGGTAGCAATGAAAAGAAGCACAGGGGGCTGCAGGCTGTGAACTTGGTTGGTAGCTACGCAGATGTTCACATGTGATTATCACAGAAT
It includes:
- the CLMN gene encoding calmin isoform X2, which produces MAAQEWDWFQREELIGQISDIRVQNLQVERENVQKRTFTRWINLHLEKCNPPLEVKDLFIDIQDGKILMALLEVLSGRNLLHEYKSSSHRIFRLNNIAKALKFLEDSNVKLVSIDAAEIADGNPSLVLGLIWNIILFFQIKELTGNLSRNSPSSSLSPGSGGTDSDSSFPPTPTAERSVAISVKDQRKAIRTLLAWVQRKTRKYGVAVQDFAGSWRSGLAFLAVIKAIDPSLVDMKQALEDSMRENLEKAFSIAHDALHIPRLLEPEDIMVDTPDEQSIVTYVAQFLEHFPELEAEDFVDSDKEAPIESTFVRIKETPSEQESAVFLLTEDRERAYTINHEASHPPPSKVFVCDKPEDAKEPWLGGVSSQELVDSSSEFMNQIIEQVLQGIPGKLNSTSEPAPESSILSSRKDSRRSNSLPIKKTVHFEADTYKDASCSQDPFYSADLHFEGSPGESKESSKQDERVLAADAAEQTPKREAPEILEVASNEVPGDMSSVDGEISHPPTSWTSPPWNGASERASSPGDEGHLPSPPGENTVMANALEIKVKLLTVEAMDKEDYFEAIPLKASKFNSDLIDFASTSQAFNEVPSPHEKKPAEEELSEDHPERLGKRRGKSAHKKTDSDEAPVKLDQPDPHKDPGDQDQGYSLAPEEALVDKKPEVYEKAKRKSFRRRRRGEEEGEAECLRGLGGELPSNPPSSSVSLETLRSPSEEGLDFKPSPPLSKISVIPHDLFYYPHYEVPLAAVLEAYAEGSEDLKNEEMDLEEPEAYLLDLGAREDEPEEAEASQSSFSFSGLGEDLPQASIAEDASPASEPSPQPSPEDHQQREAKDSVPVQGHQSQESQNSENLASPLEEKVMEESISSKKKEKRKHVDHVESSIFVAPGTVRSSDDLEEDTGDHKVLSRTSHSDSSIYIRRHTNRSLESDHFSYVQLRNAADVDDRRNRMLTRKANHSGKARLREIHSSQSDSLTQLVQQPDVMYFILFLWLLVYCLLLFPQLDVNRL
- the CLMN gene encoding calmin isoform X4, with the translated sequence MAAQEWDWFQREELIGQISDIRVQNLQVERENVQKRTFTRWINLHLEKCNPPLEVKDLFIDIQDGKILMALLEVLSGRNLLHEYKSSSHRIFRLNNIAKALKFLEDSNVKLVSIDAAEIADGNPSLVLGLIWNIILFFQIKELTGNLSRNSPSSSLSPGSGGTDSDSSFPPTPTAERSVAISVKDQRKAIRTLLAWVQRKTRKYGVAVQDFAGSWRSGLAFLAVIKAIDPSLVDMKQALEDSMRENLEKAFSIAHDALHIPRLLEPEDIMVDTPDEQSIVTYVAQFLEHFPELEAEDFVDSDKEAPIESTFVRIKETPSEQESAVFLLTEDRERAYTINHEASHPPPSKVFVCDKPEDAKEPWLGGVSSQELVDSSSEFMNQIIEQVLQGIPGKLNSTSEPAPESSILSSRKDSRRSNSLPIKKTVHFEADTYKDASCSQDPFYSADLHFEGSPGESKESSKQDERVLAADAAEQTPKREAPEILEVASNEVPGDMSSVDGEISHPPTSWTSPPWNGASERASSPGDEGHLPSPPGENTVMANALEIKVKLLTVEAMDKEDYFEAIPLKASKFNSDLIDFASTSQAFNEVPSPHEKKPAEEELSEDHPERLGKRRGKSAHKKTDSDEAPVKLDQPDPHKDPGDQDQGYSLAPEEALVDKKPEVYEKAKRKSFRRRRRGEEEGEAECLRGLGGELPSNPPSSSVSLETLRSPSEEGLDFKPSPPLSKISVIPHDLFYYPHYEVPLAAVLEAYAEGSEDLKNEEMDLEEPEAYLLDLGAREDEPEEAEASQSSFSFSGLGEDLPQASIAEDASPASEPSPQPSPEDHQQREAKDSVPVQGHQSQESQNSENLASPLEEKVMEESISSKKKEKRKHVDHVESSIFVAPGTVRSSDDLEEDTGDHKVLSSPEL
- the CLMN gene encoding calmin isoform X1 produces the protein MAAQEWDWFQREELIGQISDIRVQNLQVERENVQKRTFTRWINLHLEKCNPPLEVKDLFIDIQDGKILMALLEVLSGRNLLHEYKSSSHRIFRLNNIAKALKFLEDSNVKLVSIDAAEIADGNPSLVLGLIWNIILFFQIKELTGNLSRNSPSSSLSPGSGGTDSDSSFPPTPTAERSVAISVKDQRKAIRTLLAWVQRKTRKYGVAVQDFAGSWRSGLAFLAVIKAIDPSLVDMKQALEDSMRENLEKAFSIAHDALHIPRLLEPEDIMVDTPDEQSIVTYVAQFLEHFPELEAEDFVDSDKEAPIESTFVRIKETPSEQESAVFLLTEDRERAYTINHEASHPPPSKVFVCDKPEDAKEPWLGGVSSQELVDSSSEFMNQIIEQVLQGIPGKLNSTSEPAPESSILSSRKDSRRSNSLPIKKTVHFEADTYKDASCSQDPFYSADLHFEGSPGESKESSKQDERVLAADAAEQTPKREAPEILEVASNEVPGDMSSVDGEISHPPTSWTSPPWNGASERASSPGDEGHLPSPPGENTVMANALEIKVKLLTVEAMDKEDYFEAIPLKASKFNSDLIDFASTSQAFNEVPSPHEKKPAEEELSEDHPERLGKRRGKSAHKKTDSDEAPVKLDQPDPHKDPGDQDQGYSLAPEEALVDKKPEVYEKAKRKSFRRRRRGEEEGEAECLRGLGGELPSNPPSSSVSLETLRSPSEEGLDFKPSPPLSKISVIPHDLFYYPHYEVPLAAVLEAYAEGSEDLKNEEMDLEEPEAYLLDLGAREDEPEEAEASQSSFSFSGLGEDLPQASIAEDASPASEPSPQPSPEDHQQREAKDSVPVQGHQSQESQNSENLASPLEEKVMEESISSKKKEKRKHVDHVESSIFVAPGTVRSSDDLEEDTGDHKVLSRTSHSDSSIYIRRHTNRSLESDHFSYVQLRNAADVDDRRNRMLTRYNTQKLTELILQFYGIRADMKREWKHARMSMKANHSGKARLREIHSSQSDSLTQLVQQPDVMYFILFLWLLVYCLLLFPQLDVNRL